A region of Marnyiella aurantia DNA encodes the following proteins:
- a CDS encoding helix-turn-helix domain-containing protein, whose protein sequence is MEQKIHQGRNVKRFREMLGIKQEALAFDLGEDWNQNKISLLEQKDVIEDPLLKKISEVLKIPVEAFQNFDEQAAINIIANTINNNDNSVMHSLYIKDATINPIDKLVELHEEKIALYERMLKEKDEMMERLEKLLK, encoded by the coding sequence ATGGAACAGAAAATACATCAGGGACGCAACGTAAAAAGATTCAGAGAAATGCTGGGCATTAAGCAGGAGGCGTTGGCCTTCGACCTGGGTGAGGACTGGAACCAGAACAAAATATCTCTGCTCGAACAAAAGGATGTGATCGAAGATCCGTTATTAAAGAAAATATCGGAAGTGCTGAAAATCCCGGTGGAGGCTTTTCAGAATTTTGATGAGCAAGCTGCGATTAATATTATTGCAAATACAATTAATAACAATGATAATTCGGTAATGCATTCTTTATATATAAAAGATGCCACTATCAATCCAATCGATAAATTAGTTGAGTTGCACGAGGAAAAGATTGCGTTGTACGAAAGGATGCTGAAGGAGAAGGATGAGATGATGGAGCGACTTGAGAAACTTCTAAAATAA
- the galE gene encoding UDP-glucose 4-epimerase GalE, producing the protein MTILVTGGLGYIGSHTVVELLNSNFEVVIVDDLSNSERFILNNIEEITGKKPIFYPFDLKRKELLNQVFDAHQIDGCINFAAYKAVGESQEKPLDYYENNLFTLINILQEFKVRNISNFIFSSSCTVYGQADVQPIDESTPMKTPESSYGKTKQMGEEILKDFAEAHHRKVSLLRYFNPIGAHPSAKLGELPLGIPNNLVPYVTQTASGIREKLNIWGNDYPTEDGTAVRDYIYVVDLAKAHVQALQKLISSGEEKVIDIYNLGTGKGSSVLEVVQAYERANGVEVPYQICDRRAGDITIAYANANKAERELGWKADTPLEEALRTTWQWQKYLESREV; encoded by the coding sequence ATGACAATTCTTGTAACGGGCGGCCTTGGCTATATCGGTTCGCATACTGTAGTGGAACTTCTGAACAGCAATTTTGAGGTCGTGATCGTAGATGATCTTTCCAATTCTGAAAGGTTTATACTGAACAATATTGAGGAGATCACCGGAAAGAAACCCATTTTCTATCCCTTTGACCTCAAGAGAAAAGAATTGCTCAATCAGGTTTTCGATGCCCACCAGATAGACGGCTGCATCAATTTCGCTGCCTATAAAGCGGTAGGCGAGAGCCAGGAAAAACCGCTGGACTATTACGAGAACAATCTTTTTACGCTTATCAATATCCTGCAGGAATTTAAAGTCCGGAATATCTCGAATTTCATTTTCAGTTCGTCGTGTACCGTGTACGGTCAGGCCGATGTTCAGCCTATTGACGAAAGCACCCCGATGAAAACGCCCGAATCATCTTATGGCAAGACCAAACAGATGGGCGAGGAGATCCTTAAAGATTTTGCTGAGGCTCACCACCGAAAAGTATCCCTTCTGCGTTATTTCAATCCGATTGGTGCCCATCCCTCTGCAAAACTGGGTGAACTTCCTTTGGGTATACCAAATAACCTTGTGCCTTACGTGACCCAAACGGCCTCGGGAATCCGTGAGAAACTGAATATCTGGGGAAACGATTATCCCACCGAAGACGGGACCGCCGTCCGTGATTATATCTATGTAGTCGATTTGGCTAAGGCCCATGTTCAGGCGCTTCAAAAACTTATCTCATCGGGTGAGGAGAAGGTCATCGACATATACAATCTGGGCACCGGTAAAGGATCCTCAGTTCTGGAAGTCGTGCAGGCCTATGAACGTGCCAATGGTGTAGAAGTTCCCTACCAGATCTGTGACCGCCGAGCGGGCGACATCACAATCGCCTATGCCAATGCCAACAAAGCAGAGCGGGAACTTGGCTGGAAGGCCGATACTCCGCTGGAAGAAGCTCTGAGAACGACCTGGCAGTGGCAGAAGTATCTGGAAAGTAGAGAAGTGTAG
- a CDS encoding response regulator transcription factor: MIKVAIVDDNALNRNTIREKITNTNIVVDFEARNGDDFFGQLERIPAADYPQVVLMDLEMPVLDGIAAISSAVIRYPGIKFIVLTIFEDNEKIFEAIKAGASGYLLKEDKGVNIIEAIRNVVEHDGIPMSPAIARRAMKLLSDGVQPEQAVQTPKDYQLSDRETEILTEIVKGLSPVQIAERLFISPNTVRTHVNNIYKKLHLNSRSQIINLAYKNKWI, translated from the coding sequence ATGATAAAAGTTGCAATTGTAGACGATAATGCACTGAACCGTAACACTATAAGGGAAAAGATTACAAACACCAATATTGTAGTGGATTTTGAAGCCAGGAACGGTGATGATTTCTTTGGGCAACTGGAACGGATTCCAGCGGCAGATTATCCGCAGGTGGTTTTAATGGATCTGGAGATGCCTGTATTGGACGGCATCGCAGCGATTTCGAGCGCCGTGATCCGGTATCCCGGAATCAAATTTATCGTCCTCACTATTTTTGAAGATAACGAAAAGATTTTTGAAGCCATAAAAGCCGGTGCCAGCGGTTATCTCCTTAAAGAAGACAAAGGAGTGAACATTATAGAGGCCATCCGCAATGTAGTGGAGCATGACGGGATTCCTATGAGTCCGGCCATCGCGCGGCGCGCCATGAAACTGCTTAGTGACGGTGTGCAGCCGGAGCAGGCTGTGCAGACACCCAAAGATTATCAGCTCAGCGACAGGGAAACCGAAATCCTGACTGAAATCGTAAAGGGACTTTCGCCGGTGCAGATTGCCGAAAGGCTGTTTATAAGCCCTAATACGGTGCGGACCCATGTAAACAATATCTACAAAAAACTGCATCTTAACTCGCGGAGCCAGATCATCAATCTGGCCTATAAGAATAAATGGATTTAA
- a CDS encoding sensor histidine kinase → MQSGTIVTHKYPNSRWQPSFGALLILFILCWQSGNAQYASVIENITENEGLPTNYIFNITQDHNGFLWLGSDKGLIKYSNGKFLTYDADNSGLPGNYIHHAVADGKSGMFICAAGKDLVFFDTNRTRVTHRYHNLGRKGLTYGLYRSDVHPDFTVFASESEPFIYAINRNRLTEIIKIFAQKQTDGKGAEQYFSLIDGRRVLVATGRFKNEKTHVMQSGIKYSPKFGVGIVRSAKGNVLDTISEKNGLESHMLTDFHRTADGHLYFSSLGGGFSFIRNEGHRKAYPLENGKVRAIGFHNNKYYVLSRGSVFVLNSRKIESRLSLGRDALTLFIDKDLLYAGTFKGLVIYRLGEKDIRLLKSIPFTDGISRIFKTADGKTAFSSYGNGMFIQEGEEFRNIRLPVFNNIENLFKGQKGNYFATSYESGYTELNSDLQAVKSYSRENGLNSNNINYLFSEKDTLWVGSPTGLSGRLNNKQFQSLSAEQGFSGHQVKCIFRCKQGRLWIVTNRMIMEKVKEELRPFGSFSGYGGNSPYITYAHYIPEKDELLIATKNRLSVFAMREMEPNRKVETPVLKHIEADGKVITPSNHVELQHDNLLTVFSFRTVDKDFLDYSKLYYKLGGADWLPFTDGNLLKITHQSSGRHLLQVKSRNQDGYEKMYPADIQIWVQPPFYRSWWFVLSAILTLVGVSSFVVYQYYRSKYESKLHESKLNEEIEDERRRISRDLHDNIGAYTTSLIMRIENLEQKHGDRIGDLKDIREISYQIMSLLRQTIWVLKMRETTVENCYEGLLSYSTRYFKTVPDIQLNITENIAVNRSMESSKSISVFRIVQEALHNIVKHSGADRVDIHFESTDKLRLTVRDNGKGFSDNEKSNGFGISNMKARANEMGFELKMKTGPEGTEITIEEQ, encoded by the coding sequence ATGCAAAGTGGTACAATTGTTACCCATAAATACCCGAATTCCAGATGGCAGCCATCCTTTGGCGCGCTGCTTATACTGTTTATTCTGTGCTGGCAGTCCGGCAATGCGCAATATGCTTCCGTAATTGAAAATATTACGGAAAATGAAGGGCTGCCAACCAATTATATTTTCAATATTACACAGGATCACAATGGTTTTCTTTGGTTAGGTTCGGACAAAGGATTAATTAAATACTCCAACGGCAAATTTCTGACTTACGACGCCGACAATAGTGGCCTGCCAGGAAATTATATCCATCATGCTGTGGCTGATGGGAAATCGGGGATGTTCATTTGTGCGGCAGGAAAAGATCTGGTATTTTTCGATACCAATAGAACGCGGGTTACACACAGGTACCATAACCTTGGCCGGAAAGGCTTGACTTATGGATTATACCGGTCTGATGTACATCCGGACTTTACAGTATTTGCAAGTGAAAGTGAGCCATTTATTTATGCGATTAACAGAAACCGTTTAACAGAAATAATTAAAATCTTTGCCCAAAAGCAAACGGATGGCAAAGGTGCGGAACAGTATTTCAGCCTGATAGACGGCCGCAGAGTCCTGGTGGCTACCGGCAGGTTCAAAAATGAAAAAACGCACGTGATGCAGAGCGGTATTAAGTACAGCCCAAAATTTGGTGTCGGGATTGTGCGCTCAGCCAAAGGAAATGTTCTGGATACTATAAGTGAGAAAAACGGACTTGAAAGCCATATGCTTACGGACTTTCACAGAACAGCGGATGGTCACCTTTATTTCTCTTCGCTTGGCGGGGGATTTTCCTTTATAAGAAACGAAGGGCACCGAAAAGCCTACCCTCTGGAGAACGGAAAGGTGAGAGCTATAGGCTTTCACAATAATAAATATTACGTTCTGTCCCGCGGAAGTGTTTTTGTACTAAACTCCAGAAAAATTGAATCCAGGCTATCGCTGGGCCGTGACGCACTGACGCTGTTTATTGATAAGGACCTGCTGTATGCAGGAACATTTAAAGGATTGGTCATTTACAGATTAGGTGAAAAGGACATCAGGCTCTTAAAAAGCATACCCTTTACCGACGGAATATCCAGGATATTCAAAACCGCTGACGGGAAAACAGCATTCTCTTCCTACGGAAACGGAATGTTCATTCAGGAAGGTGAGGAATTCCGGAATATCCGGCTTCCGGTTTTCAACAATATTGAAAATTTATTCAAAGGGCAAAAAGGAAATTATTTTGCCACATCTTATGAGTCCGGCTATACTGAACTGAACAGTGATCTGCAGGCCGTCAAAAGTTACAGCAGGGAAAACGGCCTGAACTCCAATAATATAAACTACCTCTTCAGCGAGAAGGATACTTTGTGGGTAGGTTCTCCAACAGGTCTTTCGGGCAGATTAAATAATAAACAATTCCAGAGCCTAAGTGCTGAGCAGGGTTTCTCCGGCCACCAGGTAAAGTGTATCTTCCGCTGCAAACAGGGAAGGTTATGGATCGTAACCAACAGGATGATTATGGAGAAGGTGAAAGAAGAACTGCGGCCATTTGGTTCATTCAGCGGCTATGGCGGTAACAGTCCTTACATCACCTATGCACATTATATCCCCGAAAAAGATGAACTGCTGATTGCTACAAAGAACAGACTTTCTGTTTTTGCAATGCGTGAAATGGAACCTAACAGAAAAGTTGAAACACCAGTATTAAAGCATATTGAGGCAGACGGAAAAGTAATAACCCCCTCAAACCATGTGGAGCTGCAACACGATAATCTGCTTACTGTTTTTAGTTTCCGGACGGTGGATAAGGATTTTCTGGATTATTCTAAACTGTATTATAAGCTGGGTGGTGCAGACTGGCTTCCGTTCACAGACGGTAATCTACTGAAAATTACGCACCAGAGTTCCGGCCGGCACCTGCTTCAGGTGAAGAGCAGAAACCAGGATGGCTATGAGAAAATGTATCCGGCTGACATTCAGATCTGGGTACAGCCGCCTTTCTACAGGAGTTGGTGGTTTGTCCTGAGTGCGATTCTCACCCTTGTAGGCGTGAGTAGTTTTGTAGTTTATCAGTATTACCGTTCAAAATACGAAAGCAAACTGCATGAATCCAAATTAAATGAAGAGATTGAAGATGAGCGCCGCCGTATAAGCCGCGACCTGCACGATAATATAGGTGCCTATACCACCAGCCTGATTATGCGGATAGAAAATCTTGAGCAAAAGCATGGCGACCGTATTGGGGATCTAAAAGATATCCGTGAAATCTCCTATCAGATTATGAGTCTGCTGAGACAGACCATTTGGGTGCTCAAGATGCGTGAAACCACAGTAGAGAACTGCTACGAGGGTTTATTAAGCTACAGCACACGTTATTTTAAAACCGTGCCGGACATTCAGTTAAATATTACCGAAAATATTGCTGTAAACCGCAGCATGGAATCTTCCAAATCCATCAGCGTGTTCCGTATCGTTCAGGAAGCTTTGCACAATATTGTAAAACACTCGGGTGCTGATAGGGTAGATATCCATTTTGAGAGTACCGATAAACTCCGTCTTACCGTGCGTGACAACGGTAAGGGATTCAGTGATAATGAAAAGTCGAACGGATTCGGAATAAGCAATATGAAAGCCAGGGCCAATGAGATGGGATTTGAACTTAAAATGAAGACCGGACCGGAAGGAACCGAAATTACTATTGAAGAACAATAG